The region CGGCCTGGTGCGCCATCAAGCAACAATGCGCGACATTAGCCATTGCGTCTTGCCCCACGCCTGAAATTGCTCAACAACCGTCCATCCACGCTTTGCGTAATAAGCGTGTTGATCGCTGGTATGCAAATACAGTTTTTCAATTCCGCAGCGTTGGGCCTGGGAGTAGATCCCTTCGATAAGTTGTTCGGCGATTCCCACACCTCTTGCCGAAGGGGCAACGTACACACAGGCAAGCCAGGGACCAAGATCAGGTCGGTGGGACAAATCGTGCGCCGCGAGTGCAGCACCTCCCAGCAACCGATCATGATCAAGGGCGACCAGGCATTGCC is a window of Pseudomonas sp. DG56-2 DNA encoding:
- a CDS encoding GNAT family N-acetyltransferase is translated as MRHIDWLKDHMTHCDTFAQWVHQQFEYEFKDQLLADWQHEFAEGQSNGRWQCLVALDHDRLLGGAALAAHDLSHRPDLGPWLACVYVAPSARGVGIAEQLIEGIYSQAQRCGIEKLYLHTSDQHAYYAKRGWTVVEQFQAWGKTQWLMSRIVA